CGTATTATACTATTATATCTTATTAAAAAAAACTTGCTAGTGAATTACACTACGTACGTACTTGCTACCAAAAGAGAGAGTGCACTGCTAGCTCTCGCTAGTGCATGAATCTGAAGTATTTTGCTACGATGGCGTCGATGAGGATCTTGTATCCGTTCTCGGTGGGGTGGTAGCTGTCCCAGAACAAGTAGCTGGATGGTTCCTTGCAGAGCGGGCTGGCGAAGTTGCAGAGCACGGCGGCGGCCAGGCCGATGTATCCGCAGCATGCGTCGTGGGTGTTCTTGAGCCCGTACGCCTCGGGCCGGTGGACTACGTCGGCGAAGATGGTGTAGAGGTCGATGTTGACGAGCGTGACCCCCGGGAGCCTGGCGCCCAGCTTCGCCATCTCCTGCCCCACCCTGTGGTTGAAGAGCAGGGCGAGCTGGTTGCGGTCGGTGGCGCACTGCTTCTTGAGCCCGCCGGCGATCATGCGCTGCGACGGCAGGCACCCCACCGGCGGCGCCCCCACCAGCGCGATCCGCTTCGCGCCCAGGTCCGCCAGCGACTGCACGAAGGCGATGGCGCGCTCCACCATGATCTCCGCGTACCGGGGCTCCGTGATGCCGTCCGCGAAGGTGAAGTGCTCCACGATGTCGTTGCTGCCCGTGACGACGATGTAGAGCGCCTTGTCGGGTATGGTGCCGCCAACCTTCTGCTTGTACTCCTCGAACAGCTGCAGCTGCCGCTCCATCGTCAGCGCCGACATGGTCCGGCAGGTCGCGTTGTCGTACCCGTTGCCGGCGGAGGCGAAGGTAACGCCCGTCTTGAGCTCCTCGATGGAGAGGTCCCTCTTCAGGTACGGCGGCACTAGCTCCTTCACGCCCAGCGCCGATgctgcacgcacgcacgcatgcATTCCCAAAACAAAAACCATTGTTGATCGGTGTCCATGGCTGTCAATTAATACATTTTTTCATGGCGGAAGTAGTGCGTACATACCTAGCAAGTCGACGCTGACCTTGCCGTCGCAGAACCGGCCGGTGGGCTTGTGGCCGGGGAAGTTCTTGCCGTAGG
This genomic stretch from Hordeum vulgare subsp. vulgare chromosome 6H, MorexV3_pseudomolecules_assembly, whole genome shotgun sequence harbors:
- the LOC123404668 gene encoding GDSL esterase/lipase At3g14820-like, encoding MALATVSGVISALLVILAGVAATAQPPPAVGGPPPVPSPVPATPPPAGGATPPPAVGPPKPPPLPAGPPKFPALLAFGDSVADTGNNNHIRTFIRANFPPYGKNFPGHKPTGRFCDGKVSVDLLASALGVKELVPPYLKRDLSIEELKTGVTFASAGNGYDNATCRTMSALTMERQLQLFEEYKQKVGGTIPDKALYIVVTGSNDIVEHFTFADGITEPRYAEIMVERAIAFVQSLADLGAKRIALVGAPPVGCLPSQRMIAGGLKKQCATDRNQLALLFNHRVGQEMAKLGARLPGVTLVNIDLYTIFADVVHRPEAYGLKNTHDACCGYIGLAAAVLCNFASPLCKEPSSYLFWDSYHPTENGYKILIDAIVAKYFRFMH